In the Phaeobacter piscinae genome, GTGCAGAACCTTGCCAACCGCCTGCAGCCCCTAGGCAGCGAAGGGCATATTCTGGGCACCGACTCCCTTGGCCGCGACATCCTCAGCCGCCTGATCTATGGCGCCCGCATCACGCTTTATATCGTTGCCCTGGTGGCGCTGATTGCGCCCGTTGCCGGGCTGCTGGTGGGCACGGTTTCTGGCTATGTGGGGGGCTGGGCCGATATCATCCTGATGCGCATCACCGATATCTTCCTCGCCTTTCCAAGGCTGGTTCTGGCGCTGGCCTTTGTTGCCGCCCTTGGCGCCGGGATAGAAAACGCGGTGCTGGCGATCTCGCTCACCGCATGGCCACCTTATGCGCGGATGGCGCGGGCAGAGACACTGACCATCCGGTCCTCTGACTATATCAGCGCGATCCGACTGCAAGGCGCAGGTCCGCTGCGGATCATTATCAAACATATCTGGCCGCTCTGTGTGTCCTCGCTGATCGTGCGGGTGACACTGGATATGGCCGGGATCATTCTGGCCGCCGCTGGGCTAGGCTTCCTTGGCCTTGGCGCGCAACCCCCCAGCCCGGAATGGGGCGCGATGATCTCAGAGGGGCGCCGGTTTATTCTGGATCACTGGTGGGTTGCCACCATGCCGGGTCTCGCAATCTTTGCTGTTTCGCTGGCTTTCAACCTGCTGGGTGATGGTTTGCGCGATGTTCTGGACCCGAAGGATAGCGCGTCATGAGTATGCTTCTGGATGTCGAAAACCTCTGGGTGCGGTTCCCCACGCGCAATGGCATCTTTGATGCGGTGCGCGGTGTGTCCTTCTCGCTCGGACGGGAACGGCTTGGGATTGTTGGCGAAAGCGGCTCGGGTAAATCCATGACTGGCCGCGCCATCCTGCAACTGATCCGCAAACCGGGGATGGTTGAGGCCGATCACATCACCCTCCACGGAGAGAACCTTCTGGCCAAATCTGAACGCGAGATGCGCAAAGTGCGCGGCGAGCAGATCTCCATGGTGATGCAGGATCCGAAATTCTCGCTCAACCCGGTGATGACAATCGGTGATCAGCTGATCGAGGCACATCGCCTGCACGCCAAGGCCAGCAAGGCCGAGTCCCGCCAGAAAGCGCTTGAGATGCTGGAGGCGGTCTCGATCCGGGATCCCGAACGGGTGATGGGCGCCTATCCGCACGAGATGTCGGGCGGCATGGGCCAGCGCATCATGATTGCCATGATGCTGATCCCGAACCCAGAGATCCTGATTGCGGATGAACCCACTTCTGCGCTGGATGTCTCGGTGCAGGGTCAGGTGTTGTCGATCATGGACCGGTTAGTGAAGGAACGCGGCATGGGGCTGATCTTCATCAGCCATGATCTCAATCTTGTGTCCCAGTTCTGCGACCGGGTGCTGATCATGTACGCGGGCCGCATCGTCGAGGTCTGTGACGCCAATCGCCTGCATGAGGCGCAACACCCCTATACCAAGGGGCTATTGGGCAGCCTGCCCCGGTTTGACGCGCCGCGCCCCCGGCTGGAGGTGCTGCAACGCGATCCCGCCTGGCGTGACGCCCCCAGTGTGGAGGGACGATGATGACAACCGCGTTGGACATCAACAATCTCAACGTCTATTTCGGCGAACGCCACGCGCTGGTTCATGCCGTCAAAGCAGCCTCTCTCAGCGTTGAAACCGGCGCCAGTTTTGGGCTTGTCGGGGAGAGTGGATCAGGAAAATCCACTATCTTAAAAGCCATCACCGGATTGGCGCCGCAATGGAACGGCGAGATTTCCGTCGAGGGCGCACGGCTTGGCCCCACCCGCGACCGGGAGTTCTACAAAACCGTGCAGATGGTGTTTCAGGATCCCTATGCCTCGCTCCATCCGCGCCAGTCGGTGGATCAGGTGCTGTCAGAAACGCTGCACCTGCACGGGTTTCGCGATATCGACGATCGGGTCGATCAACTGTTGAAAGACGTCGGACTTGGCCCCGCCTTCCGCTTTCGTTATCCGCATCAGCTGTCGGGCGGCCAACGCCAGCGCGTCGCCATTGCCCGCGCCTTGGCGCCACAGCCGGATATCTTGCTGCTGGATGAGCCGACCTCGGCGCTGGATGTGTCAGTTCAGGCGGAAATCCTGAACCTTCTCAGCGATTTGCGTTCCGAGCATGGGCTGACCTTTGTGATGGTTTCTCATGATCTCGCGGTGGTGGCGCATATGTGCGATCAGGCAGCCGTGATGCAGCATGGCGAGATCGTCGAGGTTCTCAGCATCGACGCGATGCGCAGCGGTGAAACACAGCATCCCTATACCCAGACGCTGCTTGAGGCCTCGGCAAACCGTGTCACCTGACTCGGTGCCGGTGCCGGTGCCGGTGTCGGCGCCTGGGCCGATACCGAGGCCGAGGCCGATGTCCGCTGGACGGCCGGGCGCCGCAGTAACCTGAGATTAAGGCCGTGATAGTAGGCTGAGTGCGCGTTTGAAGAAGGATGCGCGCCATGGTGGCCACTCCGACCCCCTATTCGCTGCCCGGACCGGATCCGGGCCCCGGTTTTGCGGCCGCCTCCACGGGCGTGCTGCACGATGTGACCTACCCTCGGGTGGGCGGCCAGACCATTCAGCTGGGCGAACTCCTGGGCGCGCTCAGCCATGCGCTCGATCTCACCGAAGGCCAGCCAAGAGGGCATTGTGTCCGCTGCTGTTGGATTGGTATGCAAGTAGCCGATTATCTGCACCTATCGCGGCAGGATCGATCGGACCTGTACTTTACGCTGTTGCTCAAAGATTTGGGATGCAGCTCAAACGCTGCGCGAATTAGCACGCTCTACCGCACAGATGATCTCTCCTTCAAACGCAACTTCAAATTTGTCGACGATACGACCCGGAAAAAACTTGATTTCTTGCTGCAGCACACAGGTCAGGGTGATAGCGGGTTCAAGCGGCTGAAAACCGTAACTGGCGTGATCGCCCGCAGCGACAGTATTGCCACCGAGCTGATCCAGACCCGTTGTGATCGCGGGGCAAAGATTGCACGGCTGATGCGTTTTTCTGAACGGATTGCCGGTGGGATTGCCGCACTGGATGAACATTGGAATGGCGGTGGCCATCCGGCGGGGATCAGCAGGAAGGATATTCCGCTGTTTTCCCGTATTGCGCTTATGGCGCAGGTGACAGATGTCTTCGCACTTCAGTATGGCTCTGGCGCCGCAGCGGACGAGTTGGAAAGTCGCGCAGGCAGCTGGTTTGATCCTGAGCTTGTGCCCGTCTTTACCCGAGTGATTCGCACCCCTGGTTTCTATGATACCTTGACCAGCGACAGACTAGAGACCAGCGTTTTCTCTGATCCTGCGGCACGAGCAACCTTGGGCGTCGATGACACCTATATGGACGATATTTCCTATGCTTTCTCCAAGGTGATCGACGCCAAGAGTCCCTTTACGTATGGTCACTCTGAAAGGGTGGCGCATTACACTGATATGATCTGTGAGACGCTCGGATTTGAGCTCCCTCATCGGCGATGGATGGTTCGCGCAGGGCTTCTGCATGATCTGGGCAAGCTCGGTGTCTCCAACGCGATCCTGGACAAACCTGGCCGTCTCAGCGATCAGGAAATGAAACAGATGAAACTGCATCCTGAATTTGGGTATGAGGTATTAAGGCGCATTTCTGTCTTCCAAGACATTGCTGACGTGGTGGTAGCGCACCATGAACGGTTGGATGGAAAGGGCTATCCCTACGGTCTTGGGGCTGCGGATCTGACAGTCGAAATGCGTATCCTAACCGTTGCCGATATTTTCGACGCGATGACTGCGGATCGCCCCTATCAGTCGGCCTTGCCGCTGGAGAAGGCATTCGCCACTATGGACGAGATGCAGGGTACGGCCATCGACCCTGAGATCCACCGCGCCCTGAAAGAGGCCATAGCCGCCAGCCCATGGCCCGCCCGCGAAGCGCGGCCCTTCTCGCCCAACTACTGACGGCCGCGCGATTGTGCAAAAAGGTGTTCCCCCCGGGCGAACGATGACATCTTGCCCGAAATTCAATGACGTTGGCTGGCAAGCAGGCAATGTCGCCGCTTCGGTTCTTCGCACGCGGATGTCCAAAAATATGGGGCCGTGCGATACCATCGCACAGCCCCTTGAAACCCTTGGTACCCAAGGCCGGACTCGAACCGGCACGCCCGCAAAGGCGGGGGATTTTGAATCCCCTGCGTCTACCATTCCGCCACTTGGGCCTCTGGCTTGTTCCTACCCAAGGCGGTCGCGGAGGTCCATAGGCAAATCGCCTTCACAGGGGTGAAAAATGCACCCGTGGTCTGAGCGGGGTTTGGGGCCCGAGGGGCCATGGCGGTTGACCCGCCCGCTCCCACGTGGCACCGCTCTCATCGGATTGCCAAGGAGAACCCCGAGGATGTTGCGCGCGCTGTATGACCGAACCATGGCTCTGGCCGATCATCCTAAGGCCCTGTGGTGGCTGGCTGGCGTCGCCTTCGTCGAAAGCTCGGTTTTTCCGATCCCGCCCGATGTTCTGATGATCCCGATGATCCTCGCACGCCCATCGCGGGCTTGGCTGATTGCGTTGGTCGCGCTGGTCGCTTCAGTCGCCGGTGGCCTGCTAGGCTACGCCATTGGCGCGTTTTTCTACGACAGTATCGGCCAGCCGGTGCTCGCAGCCATGGGCAAAGCCGACGCGATGGCGGACTTCAACACACGGTTCAACGACTTTGGGTTCTGGGCGGTGCTGATCGCAGGCATCACCCCCTTCCCCTATAAGGTCATCACGATAATGTCAGGCTGGACCGGCATGCCGCTTGCAACCTTTGTTGCGACCTCCATTCTGGCCCGTGCGCTGCGGTTTTTCGTGGTTGCGGGGCTTTTGTGGCAATTCGGCGCGCCCATCCGCAACTTCATCGAGCGGCGTCTGGGGCTTGTCTTTACGGTGTTTGTCGTGTTGTTGTTTGGCGGATTTTTCGCACTGAAGGTCTTGTAAACATGAGCCGATTTCTCATCCTTATTGCCACCGCCGGTTCAGCTGCGCTGCTGCTTGGGGCCTTTGGGTTTCAGTACCTTGGTGAGATGGCACCGTGTAAGCTGTGCATCTGGCAACGGTATCCGCATGGCGCAGCTGTGGTGATCGGCATGTTAGCGCTGATGGTGCCAATGGTGATGCTGCCCTATCTCGGTGCGCTGGCTGCGCTGACCACGGCGGCGATCGGCGCTTATCACACCGGGGTTGAGCGTGGCTGGTGGGAAGGCCCGAATTCCTGCACCTCCGGCCCGATTGGCAACCTCAGCTCCGAAGATCTGATGCAGCAGATCATGTCTGCACCGCTGGTGCGCTGTGACGACGTCCCGTGGGAGTTGTTCAGCCTCTCAATGGCCAGCTGGAATGCGATTGCATCGCTCTTTCTGGCCGTGCTCTGGGTTGCTGCGGCCAATCACATGCGCAAGAACCGGATCTGACGCCTGCATCGGGCCGGGCCTGTCACCGCTCGGCTCAGCTGTCCTTTTTCGTGGCAAGAAGGAGGTTGGTTTCGCTGCTCACCACCCCTTCGAATGTGCGGATTTTGGCAAGAGCGGCATCCAGCGTCTCCAGCGTTTCGGTGCCCAGTTCCACAATCAGATCCCAGCGCCCGTTCGTGGTGTGGATCGCCCGCACTTCCGGCAGGCCCTGAAGCTGCCGCGTGATGCGGCTGGTGCCCCGTCCCTCAATGCCGATCATCATCAGACCGCGGACCGGATCGCGCAGCACATCCTCCTTCAGAACAACTGAAAACCCAAGGATATCCCCCTTGCTCTGCAAGCGTTCGATCCGGGCCCGCACCGTGGTCCGCGACAGGTTCAGCTGCAACGCCAGATCCGACAGGGAGGCGCGTGCATTATGACGTAGCGCAGCAATCAGGCGCTCATCCGTTTTGTCCAATTTTACCTCCGTCTTGATGATTTGCCCTACTATATGGGCGATTTGATCGCTGGAATCCACCTCAAATCGGAGGTTTCTAAGGGTAAGCACAGTTCGCAGAGGAGATATACGCGTGACATCCAAGACCTGTATTCTGATCGGCGCCCCGGTGGACAGCGGCAAGCGGCGCGCCGGATGCCTGATGGGGCCGGATGCCTATCGCACCGCCGGTCTGGGGCGCGCAATCGAAAGTCTGGGTCACAAGGTGATCGATCAGGGCAATCTGCGGCCTGCGACCCATGAACGCGATACCAACGACGGTCTGGTCTTTGCCCGCAATGAAACCATCGGCTGGACCAATCGCCTGATCCGCGCCGCCGAAGAAGCGATGACAGAGGGGCTGCCGATCTTTCTTGGTGGCGACCATTCACTGTCCCTGGGCTCGGTTGTTGGCGTGGCCAACCACGCCGCCAAAGAAGGCCGCCCGCAATTTGTGCTGTGGCTCGATGCGCATACCGATTTTCACACCCCGGCAACCTCCGACAGCGGCAACCTGCACGGCACACCAGTGGGCTATTTCACCGGGCGTCCGGATTTTGCAGGCTTTCCCGAGGTGGCCAATCCGGTCCCGCAGGAAAATGTCTGCATGATCGGCCTGCGCTCGGTTGATACCCCGGAACGCCTCGCGCTTGAGGCCAGCGATATTCACCGTCACGACATGCGTGATATCGACGAAAATGGCATTGCCGGCCCGCTTTCTGCCTTCCTTCAGCGGGTCAAGGACGCCAATGGAATGCTGCATGTTTCGCTGGATGTTGATTTTCTGGACCCGTCTGTGGCCCCTGCGGTCGGCACCACCGTGCCCGGCGGCGCCACAGTGCGCGAGGGGCATCTGGTGTGCGAAATGCTGCATGATTCCGGGCTGATGACCTCTTTGGATCTGGTAGAGCTGAACCCGTTTCTGGATGAGCGCGGCCGCACGGCCCATCTGATGGTGGATCTCTGCGCCTCGGCCCTTGGGCGTCGTGTCTTTGACCGCCCGACACGGAGCTATCAATGAGCCAGCTTCAGGCCCCCGGTGCGGTGGTGATGATCCGTCCGCACCATTTTTGCTCCAACCCGGAGACGCGCGACGACAATGCGTTTCAAACCCTTGCGGATGACACGGCGGATGTGACCTCTGCGCAGGCGCTGGCCGAATTCGACGGAGCAGTTTCGGCGCTGCGCGGTGCGGGTGTAAACGTCCATGTGTTTGACGACACTGGCACGGAAACCCCGGACAGCGTGTTTCCGAACAACTGGTTCTCGACCCATGCCGGCGGCCATGTCGCGGTCTACCCCATGTATGCGGCGAACCGGCGCAAGGAACGCCGCTGGGATGTGATTGAACTGCTAAAGCGGGATTACCGCGTTCAGGATGTGATCGACTATTCCGGGTTGGAACAGGACGGGCTGGCGCTGGAAGGTACCGGTGCCATGGTGCTCGATCATATCGGGCGCATTGCCTACACCGTGAAATCCAACCGTGCCGATCCGGTGCTGCTGGAACGTTTCTGCACCCATTTCAACTTTGAACCTATGGTGTTTGAAGCACGGGATGCGCAGGGGCGCGATGTCTATCACACCAACGTGCTGATGGGTATTGGCACGGACTATGCGCTGATCTGTCTTGATATGATCACCAATCCAACGCGTCGCGCCGAGGTTGCCGCGCGGCTGGAGGAAACCGGACGCCGGGTGATTGATCTTACGCCCGAGCAGATTGCCGGATTTGCCGGCAACGCGCTGGAGCTGACCGGGCACAGCCGCTTGCTGGCGCTGTCGTCGCGTGCCGTCGATGTGCTGCGCCCCGACCAAATCGCTGTAATTGAGCGCAGCGCGACCCTGCTGCCGCTCTCCATTCCCACTATCGAAACCGCTGGCGGGTCGGTGCGCTGCATGCTGGCAGCCATCCACCTCAGCCCCCGTGAAAGGACCCAGTCATGACCCAACCCTCGGACAAGGCGCTTGTGCCTTTTGTCAGCGTCGACAATATGATGCGCCTCATTCATCATGTCGGGATCGACACGGTGATGAAGGATCTCGCCGCCTATATCGAAGAGGATTTCAAACGCTGGGAGCTGTTTGACAAGACACCGCGCGTGGCCAGCCATTCCGACGTCGGTGTGATCGAACTGATGCCCACCTCCGACGGTGAGGCTTACGGCTTCAAATATGTGAACGGCCATCCGAAGAACACCTCTGAGGGGCTGCAAACTGTCACTGCCTTTGGCCTGCTTGCGGATGTTTATACTGGCTATCCCGTACTGTTGACCGAAATGACCATTCTGACCGCGCTGCGCACGGCCGCGACCTCCGCCATGGTGGCAAAACACCTTGCGCCCAAAGGCGCGACGACCATGGCCATGATCGGTAACGGCGCCCAGTCGGAGTTTCAATCGCTCGCCATGCAGGCGATCTGCGGGCTAAAATCCGTGCGTCTCTATGATGTTGATCCGGCCGCCACCGCGAAATGCGCGGCAAACCTGAAAAACAGCGGGCTTGAGGTTGTGGCTTGCGAGACGCCGGAAGAGGCGATTGAGGGCGCGCAGATCCTGACCACCTGCACCGCAGACAAGCAATATGCCACGATCCTGACCGACAACATGGTCGGCAGCGGCGTGCACATCAACGCCATCGGCGGCGACTGCCCAGGCAAGACGGAGCTTGCACCAGGTATCCTGTCCCGCTCTGACGTATTTGTGGAATTCCCGCCCCAGACCCGGGTCGAAGGGGAAATCCAGCAGATGCCTGAGGACTTTGAAGTCACCGAACTGTGGCAGGTGATCTTGGGTCAGAAACCCGGTCGCCGCGATGACAAGCAGATCACCCTGTTCGACAGCGTCGGTTTCGCGATCGAGGATTTCTCGGCTCTGCGCTACATCCGTGATCGGATCAAGGACACCGATTTCTTCCTCGAACTGGATATGTTGGCCGACCCTGACGATCCGCGCGATCTCTTTGGCATGGTGCAACGCGCCAAAGGCTGATCCCCCCGAAGGTAGATACCAAAAGGCCCCGACAGCGCTGCTGATCGGGGCCTTTTTCATAGCTCTTTCAGGGTGCGATCAGCTGTCCAATTCGCTATCCCAATAGAGGAAATCCATCCAAGTCTGGTGCAGTTCCGGTTTGGGGCGTGGCAGGCGCCGGGCAATCGCGTCCAGTTCATGTGGGCTTGGGGCGAAGGGTTGACGACGGAGCTTCAACCCCACCTGCTGTGGTTTCAGATTGCCCTTACGCAGATTATCAGCACTGCAACAGGCGACGATATTGGTCCAGGAGGATGCACCACCTTTGCTGCGGGGGATCACATGATCAAATGTCAGATCCTTGGCGGCAAACCGCTTGCCGCAATACTGGCAGCAGAACTCAT is a window encoding:
- the nikC gene encoding nickel transporter permease; the encoded protein is MSMSSQTPAPKQGLRAWLLTDTPTSRRQARLAALYQGWLSLRQNHMAMVGLAILILLISIALLAPLLAPHDPFVQNLANRLQPLGSEGHILGTDSLGRDILSRLIYGARITLYIVALVALIAPVAGLLVGTVSGYVGGWADIILMRITDIFLAFPRLVLALAFVAALGAGIENAVLAISLTAWPPYARMARAETLTIRSSDYISAIRLQGAGPLRIIIKHIWPLCVSSLIVRVTLDMAGIILAAAGLGFLGLGAQPPSPEWGAMISEGRRFILDHWWVATMPGLAIFAVSLAFNLLGDGLRDVLDPKDSAS
- a CDS encoding ABC transporter ATP-binding protein, whose translation is MSMLLDVENLWVRFPTRNGIFDAVRGVSFSLGRERLGIVGESGSGKSMTGRAILQLIRKPGMVEADHITLHGENLLAKSEREMRKVRGEQISMVMQDPKFSLNPVMTIGDQLIEAHRLHAKASKAESRQKALEMLEAVSIRDPERVMGAYPHEMSGGMGQRIMIAMMLIPNPEILIADEPTSALDVSVQGQVLSIMDRLVKERGMGLIFISHDLNLVSQFCDRVLIMYAGRIVEVCDANRLHEAQHPYTKGLLGSLPRFDAPRPRLEVLQRDPAWRDAPSVEGR
- a CDS encoding ABC transporter ATP-binding protein — protein: MTTALDINNLNVYFGERHALVHAVKAASLSVETGASFGLVGESGSGKSTILKAITGLAPQWNGEISVEGARLGPTRDREFYKTVQMVFQDPYASLHPRQSVDQVLSETLHLHGFRDIDDRVDQLLKDVGLGPAFRFRYPHQLSGGQRQRVAIARALAPQPDILLLDEPTSALDVSVQAEILNLLSDLRSEHGLTFVMVSHDLAVVAHMCDQAAVMQHGEIVEVLSIDAMRSGETQHPYTQTLLEASANRVT
- a CDS encoding HD-GYP domain-containing protein, which translates into the protein MVATPTPYSLPGPDPGPGFAAASTGVLHDVTYPRVGGQTIQLGELLGALSHALDLTEGQPRGHCVRCCWIGMQVADYLHLSRQDRSDLYFTLLLKDLGCSSNAARISTLYRTDDLSFKRNFKFVDDTTRKKLDFLLQHTGQGDSGFKRLKTVTGVIARSDSIATELIQTRCDRGAKIARLMRFSERIAGGIAALDEHWNGGGHPAGISRKDIPLFSRIALMAQVTDVFALQYGSGAAADELESRAGSWFDPELVPVFTRVIRTPGFYDTLTSDRLETSVFSDPAARATLGVDDTYMDDISYAFSKVIDAKSPFTYGHSERVAHYTDMICETLGFELPHRRWMVRAGLLHDLGKLGVSNAILDKPGRLSDQEMKQMKLHPEFGYEVLRRISVFQDIADVVVAHHERLDGKGYPYGLGAADLTVEMRILTVADIFDAMTADRPYQSALPLEKAFATMDEMQGTAIDPEIHRALKEAIAASPWPAREARPFSPNY
- a CDS encoding YqaA family protein, whose amino-acid sequence is MLRALYDRTMALADHPKALWWLAGVAFVESSVFPIPPDVLMIPMILARPSRAWLIALVALVASVAGGLLGYAIGAFFYDSIGQPVLAAMGKADAMADFNTRFNDFGFWAVLIAGITPFPYKVITIMSGWTGMPLATFVATSILARALRFFVVAGLLWQFGAPIRNFIERRLGLVFTVFVVLLFGGFFALKVL
- a CDS encoding disulfide bond formation protein B; this encodes MSRFLILIATAGSAALLLGAFGFQYLGEMAPCKLCIWQRYPHGAAVVIGMLALMVPMVMLPYLGALAALTTAAIGAYHTGVERGWWEGPNSCTSGPIGNLSSEDLMQQIMSAPLVRCDDVPWELFSLSMASWNAIASLFLAVLWVAAANHMRKNRI
- a CDS encoding Lrp/AsnC family transcriptional regulator: MDKTDERLIAALRHNARASLSDLALQLNLSRTTVRARIERLQSKGDILGFSVVLKEDVLRDPVRGLMMIGIEGRGTSRITRQLQGLPEVRAIHTTNGRWDLIVELGTETLETLDAALAKIRTFEGVVSSETNLLLATKKDS
- the rocF gene encoding arginase, whose product is MTSKTCILIGAPVDSGKRRAGCLMGPDAYRTAGLGRAIESLGHKVIDQGNLRPATHERDTNDGLVFARNETIGWTNRLIRAAEEAMTEGLPIFLGGDHSLSLGSVVGVANHAAKEGRPQFVLWLDAHTDFHTPATSDSGNLHGTPVGYFTGRPDFAGFPEVANPVPQENVCMIGLRSVDTPERLALEASDIHRHDMRDIDENGIAGPLSAFLQRVKDANGMLHVSLDVDFLDPSVAPAVGTTVPGGATVREGHLVCEMLHDSGLMTSLDLVELNPFLDERGRTAHLMVDLCASALGRRVFDRPTRSYQ
- the ctlX gene encoding citrulline utilization hydrolase CtlX, giving the protein MSQLQAPGAVVMIRPHHFCSNPETRDDNAFQTLADDTADVTSAQALAEFDGAVSALRGAGVNVHVFDDTGTETPDSVFPNNWFSTHAGGHVAVYPMYAANRRKERRWDVIELLKRDYRVQDVIDYSGLEQDGLALEGTGAMVLDHIGRIAYTVKSNRADPVLLERFCTHFNFEPMVFEARDAQGRDVYHTNVLMGIGTDYALICLDMITNPTRRAEVAARLEETGRRVIDLTPEQIAGFAGNALELTGHSRLLALSSRAVDVLRPDQIAVIERSATLLPLSIPTIETAGGSVRCMLAAIHLSPRERTQS
- a CDS encoding ornithine cyclodeaminase, with the translated sequence MTQPSDKALVPFVSVDNMMRLIHHVGIDTVMKDLAAYIEEDFKRWELFDKTPRVASHSDVGVIELMPTSDGEAYGFKYVNGHPKNTSEGLQTVTAFGLLADVYTGYPVLLTEMTILTALRTAATSAMVAKHLAPKGATTMAMIGNGAQSEFQSLAMQAICGLKSVRLYDVDPAATAKCAANLKNSGLEVVACETPEEAIEGAQILTTCTADKQYATILTDNMVGSGVHINAIGGDCPGKTELAPGILSRSDVFVEFPPQTRVEGEIQQMPEDFEVTELWQVILGQKPGRRDDKQITLFDSVGFAIEDFSALRYIRDRIKDTDFFLELDMLADPDDPRDLFGMVQRAKG
- a CDS encoding HNH endonuclease; the encoded protein is MTVAVGNLRTLILNADMQPLSWAPLSVCNWQDAFVAVHQERVIQVKTYDDVAVHSASDTFEVPAVVALKRYRKRKKVAFTRYNVFLRDEFCCQYCGKRFAAKDLTFDHVIPRSKGGASSWTNIVACCSADNLRKGNLKPQQVGLKLRRQPFAPSPHELDAIARRLPRPKPELHQTWMDFLYWDSELDS